The Clostridia bacterium genome window below encodes:
- a CDS encoding ATP-binding cassette domain-containing protein, whose translation MISVSNVSMRYGAKILFEDVSTAFIPGRRFGLTGPNGSGKSTFMKVLTGELDAQKGTVVRPRKMGILRQDQYAFDAFRVLDTVIMGNKGLWAALEEREVIYAKPDLTDEDGIRLGELEGIVGDEDGYTAESDAAVLLQGLDIPDQFHDRRMSELQGGQKVRVLLAQALFGKPQALLLDEPTNHLDLDSIHWLQDFLNRFEGTLITISHDRHFLNAVCTHIADIDYQTIITYTGGYDDMVLAKTQVRSRLESENAQREKKIAQLNEFIARFSAGTRSSQVTSRKKEVERLQTSELARSNIARPYIRFEQLRPSGKHVLEFEGVRKAYGDQKVIDGFTASLIRGEKVCLMGRNGQGKTTLLKALLADAPGISRSDLSIDSGNVKWGHEAQIGYFAQDHTAAIEKGMTAAEWLSQFDPKATKEDIRGLLGQMLFSGEEGLKPTGALSGGEAARLLFCKLMLQKPNILVLDEPTNHLDLESINALNFAIQRFEGTVLLVTHDHDLIEEVATRIWHFENGAIEDFNGPYEEYLGATTTTAAAD comes from the coding sequence ATGATTTCAGTCAGCAATGTAAGCATGCGCTACGGCGCAAAAATTTTGTTTGAAGATGTCTCTACAGCGTTCATCCCGGGGCGCCGCTTCGGCCTCACGGGACCGAATGGCTCCGGCAAATCGACCTTCATGAAGGTCTTGACTGGCGAACTGGACGCACAGAAAGGCACGGTCGTCCGCCCGCGCAAGATGGGCATCCTGCGCCAGGATCAGTATGCGTTTGATGCTTTTCGCGTGCTCGACACGGTCATCATGGGCAACAAGGGTCTGTGGGCTGCGCTCGAAGAGCGCGAAGTCATCTACGCCAAACCTGACTTGACCGATGAAGACGGCATCCGCCTCGGCGAACTCGAGGGAATCGTCGGGGACGAAGACGGCTACACCGCCGAGAGCGATGCCGCGGTCCTGCTGCAAGGCCTCGATATTCCCGATCAATTCCATGACCGCAGGATGAGCGAGTTGCAGGGTGGCCAGAAAGTGCGTGTGCTACTGGCGCAGGCTCTGTTCGGGAAACCCCAGGCGCTCCTGCTCGATGAGCCTACGAACCACCTCGATCTCGATTCGATCCACTGGTTGCAGGATTTCCTGAACCGCTTCGAAGGTACGCTGATCACCATTTCGCACGATCGCCATTTTCTCAACGCGGTCTGCACCCACATCGCGGACATCGATTACCAGACGATCATCACCTACACCGGCGGCTATGACGACATGGTGCTGGCGAAGACGCAGGTTCGCTCGCGCCTTGAGTCGGAGAATGCGCAGCGTGAGAAGAAAATCGCGCAGTTGAACGAATTCATCGCGCGCTTCTCCGCCGGAACGCGCTCCAGCCAGGTGACTTCGCGCAAAAAAGAAGTTGAACGCCTCCAGACCAGCGAACTCGCGCGTTCCAACATCGCACGTCCGTATATCCGATTCGAGCAGTTGCGCCCATCCGGCAAGCACGTTCTGGAGTTCGAGGGTGTTCGCAAAGCGTACGGGGACCAGAAGGTTATCGACGGCTTTACGGCCTCGTTGATTCGCGGCGAAAAGGTTTGCCTGATGGGACGCAACGGCCAGGGCAAGACCACTCTGTTGAAAGCCCTGCTGGCGGATGCACCGGGAATTTCAAGGAGTGATCTCAGCATTGATAGTGGCAACGTGAAGTGGGGTCACGAAGCGCAGATCGGCTATTTCGCCCAGGACCACACGGCGGCAATCGAAAAAGGTATGACGGCCGCCGAATGGCTCTCCCAATTCGATCCCAAAGCAACGAAGGAAGACATACGCGGCCTGTTGGGACAGATGCTCTTCAGTGGCGAAGAAGGTCTGAAGCCAACGGGTGCGCTCTCCGGCGGTGAAGCAGCACGATTGCTCTTCTGCAAATTGATGTTGCAGAAACCCAACATCCTGGTGCTGGACGAACCGACGAATCACCTCGATCTCGAATCCATCAACGCCCTGAACTTCGCTATCCAGCGATTCGAGGGAACCGTTCTGCTGGTCACGCACGATCACGATCTGATCGAAGAAGTTGCGACTCGCATCTGGCACTTCGAGAACGGCGCGATTGAGGACTTCAACGGGCCTTACGAAGAGTATCTGGGCGCAACAACAACGACCGCGGCAGCAGATTAA